The following proteins are encoded in a genomic region of Miscanthus floridulus cultivar M001 unplaced genomic scaffold, ASM1932011v1 fs_647_1_2, whole genome shotgun sequence:
- the LOC136532517 gene encoding magnesium/proton exchanger 1-like gives MPRAGSKKKISDLGVWLVELFWSFWAYIWLYVILEVWTPKVITLLEALLTVLQYGLLLIHAYAQDKRWPFVSIPFVRGERPEDWVPPEDVSVHYRNCDDINETLPISANRNDGIVDVFSAHSYHNAEYSRVPEKDMEGSSTMDQVVKNTQEDMSWLSIWWQQFVDASMLESPESRKLDSVCLRSTRIFWDLMIAPWKILFAFVPPYHIAHGWIAFICSLIFISGIAYGVTKLTDQISCVTGVSPYVIAFTALAAGTSWPDLVASKIAAERQVTADSAIANITCSNSVNIYVGIGVPWLIDTVYNFFVYQEPLYIDNAAGLSFSLLVFFATSFGCITVLVLRRIILGAELGGPRLWAWVTSVYFLILWVVFVVVSSLRVSGKQR, from the exons ATGCCAAGGGCGGGATCTAAGAAAAAGATCTCAGACTTGGGTGTTTGGTTAGTTGAGCTCTTCTGGTCTTTCTGGGCATATATTTGGCTCTATGTTATCTTAGAG GTGTGGACGCCTAAAGTGATCACCCTCTTGGAGGCATTGCTGACAGTCTTGCAGTATGGGCTGCTTCTGATTCATGCATATGCGCAGGATAAACGGTGGCCATTTGTATCGATCCCATT TGTGAGAGGTGAGAGGCCTGAAGATTGGGTTCCACCAGAAGATGTTTCTGTTCATTACCGCAACTGTGATGACATTAATGAGACACTCCCTATAAGTGCTAACCGGAATGATGGCATTGTAGACGTATTCTCTGCACATTCCTATCACAATGCAG AGTACAGTCGAGTTCCAGAAAAGGATATGGAAGGATCATCAACAATGGATCAAGTTGTaaagaacacacaagaagatatGTCCTGGCTTTCTATTTGGTGGCAACAATTTGTTGATGCTTCAATG TTGGAGAGCCCTGAGTCAAGGAAGTTGGATTCTGTCTGCCTGAGGTCCACCAGAATATTTTGGGACTTGATGATTGCACCTTGGAAAATTTTGTTTGCTTTTGTGCCCCCATACCACATTGCACATGGCTGGATTGCTTTTATATGCTCACTAATCTTCATAAGTGGTATTGCTTATGGTGTTACTAAGCTTACAGATCAGATAAGCTGCGTCACAG GAGTAAGTCCATATGTTATTGCATTCACAGCACTGGCCGCTGGAACCTCATGGCCAGATTTAGTTGCCAGCAAGATAGCTGCTGAGCGTCAAGTCACCGCAGACTCTGCAATAGCCAACATCACCTGCAG TAACTCGGTGAACATATATGTTGGCATTGGTGTTCCGTGGTTGATTGACACAGTGTACAACTTCTTCGTTTACCAGGAACCATTGTACATAGATAATGCTGCTGGTCTCAGCTTCTCCCTTCTAGTCTTCTTTGCAACATCATTTGGATGCATAACGGTTTTGGTTCTGCGTCGCATTATACTTGGCGCTGAGCTTGGCGGCCCTAGGCTATGGGCTTGGGTTACATCAGTCTACTTTTTGATCCTTTGGGTTGTTTTTGTTGTAGTCTCCTCTTTAAGAGTTTCTGGAAAACAAAGGTAG